Proteins from one Chloroflexota bacterium genomic window:
- the frr gene encoding ribosome recycling factor: MLSDLYVDAKTRMRGAIQALEEDLAAIRTGRANPALVEKLSVEYYGAPTPLQQLASVGVPEPRTLLIRPFDPATIKDIERAIQASDLGLNPNSDGKVIRLHLPPLTEERREQLVRIVGQRVEEARIAIRNVRRDSIRELKEFENEDMISEDDRIRGEKEIQQYTDDFISEIDGTGDRKEKEIREV; this comes from the coding sequence ATGCTTTCTGATCTTTATGTGGACGCAAAAACAAGAATGCGAGGCGCAATCCAGGCTCTGGAGGAAGATTTAGCGGCAATCCGTACTGGACGCGCCAACCCTGCTCTGGTTGAAAAGCTGTCTGTAGAATACTATGGTGCTCCTACTCCATTGCAACAATTGGCTAGCGTGGGGGTTCCAGAACCTCGCACATTACTGATTCGCCCTTTCGACCCAGCCACGATAAAAGATATTGAGCGTGCTATTCAGGCCTCCGATTTAGGTCTCAACCCTAATAGCGATGGTAAGGTCATTCGTCTACACCTCCCCCCTCTCACCGAAGAACGTCGCGAACAGTTGGTGCGTATTGTAGGGCAGCGCGTCGAAGAAGCGCGCATAGCTATTCGTAATGTGCGCCGCGATAGTATCCGGGAACTCAAAGAATTTGAAAATGAAGATATGATTTCTGAAGATGATCGCATTCGAGGTGAAAAAGAAATCCAACAATATACCGATGATTTCATTAGCGAAATTGATGGAACCGGCGATAGAAAAGAAAAAGAGATTCGAGAAGTTTAG